ttaaatgttttatttgattgCAGAAATTTTGAAGTTTAGCCCAGTTAAATTTTCCTGTTCTTCTCTTTGTTGCTCATGCATTTGATGACATGTCTAAGAAAATggtgccaagaccaatgtcatgtcTTTccactatatttttttctaagagtttcatttttttttttcagtccaagtattttgtttaaaatattttttgtatatggtgcaaTTAAAGCATCCAACTTCATTTTTTcaatgtagatatccagttttcaacATTATCTATTGAAGGGtttatattttctccattgtctgcTCCTGGCAACCTTGTGGCAGATTATTTGGTCATACACAGAAGAGTTCATTGCTGGGCTCCCTATTTTGTTCTATCATGtctttatttgtctttgtgtgaATACCACatagttattgttattgttgctttttattatgttttgaaatcatGAAGTATAATGCCTCtgtttttcatgtgtgtttctcTAGATATAgttcataataaaatttaaaaattttaggtcaagcgtggtggctcacacctgtaatcccagcactttgggaggctgaggcgggtggatcacgaggtcaggagatcaagaccatcctggctaacaaggtgaaaacccgtctctactaaaaaatacaaaaaattaaccaggtgtagtggcgggcacctatagtcccagctacttgggaggctgaggcaggagaatggcatgaacccaggaggtggcgcttgcagtgagccaagatcgcaccacttcactccagcctgagcaacagagtgagactccatctcaaaaaaaaaaaaatttaaacaatatttcaataataaatatacttttgGAATTTTGATATAGATTATATTAAATTTGTTCACCACTGTGGGAtatattgacatcttaacaaatTAAGTTGTCACTTAAATATGTTGAGCCTTgagcaaaaatattaaattaggttaaattaaattatttgaccCTGTGCAAGAATACATTGAAGAGTGtgtttatttccatatatttttgatttgccagttttacttttttctttttagttttattgagCTTTGATTAGAAAACATACACTGCATGATTTtgctcttcttaaattttttttttttttgacacagggtttctcactctgttgcccagactgtagtgcagtagcacaatcttggctcatcacaacctcaacttcctggactcaagtaatccttccaccttggcctcctgagtggctTGCACTACAGACCTACCCcgaccatacccagctaattctcaattatttgtagagacagggtctcactgtgttcccaaGGCTGGTATCAAAGTTCTTGCCCTGAATGATCCtaccacctttgcctcccaaagtactggggttacacctgtgagccactgcacctggctgatctttttaaatttactaagACTTATGTGTTCTAACAGAATGTACCAGATGCAAATAAGAATATTGTGTATCCACTTGCTTTTGACTGGAGAGTTCTGTACATGTCTGTTTAGCCTATTTGGTTTGTGATATGGTGTAGGTGccctcaaaatctcatgttgaaatgtaatctccactGTTGGATGTGGGGCCTAATGAGAGCTGTTTGCATCACGGAGacaaatccctcatgaatgacttggcaCAATCATAGAGTTCTCACACTATTAAttcacatgagagctggttgcTTAAAGGAACCTGGCTCCTCCACCTCACACTCGCATCatctttcaccatgtgacatgtttggttcttttttgccTTCCACTGTAATTGCAAGCTTCCTCATAtcctcaccagaaacagatgctggcataTACTTCTTGTACAGTCTACTGAACTGTGAACCAAAGAagtctttttcattataaaagtttTCTATAGCATTGTTTTCTCAGGTTGTTTTCTATAGCATTGCAAAATGAATTCATATACAATACAATGttcttcaggttttctgttttttttaattgattttttatttaaattttttatttattattgaaagtgaggtcttaatgtttataattttatgttgctattttatttcttgcttcatttttgtcaatatttgctttatatattttgaagtcctgatgttatatatgcatatgcatatagaTAGACATAATAGTTACAGATTCCTAGTAAATGGACTCATTTTACTATTATATAATATCAGTCTTTGTCTCATGCTAGTAATggactcattttcttttgtgtgtctataaagattttttctttgtgctACATTGGAGATTTTATAAAACCTCTTAATGTTACAATAGTATATTTTacattggtaaaaaaaaatgacttcagtTGCATAGAAAAATTTGTCCTCATTATATCTACCCTGTGCTTCTTACTGATCTTGCTAATtgtatctttttatgttttatgattatttttatgcttatatctttcaaattttaaagaataactaaaaatgttttctgtacaATCACAATAATgccacagaattttatttttttgtatatgcatatgtttttcagaaagttatgtattttcatatgatcttttttcattatattatttgaaGTGGAAAGACCtcttttcagcattttatttAGGGCACATGCAGTGCTTATATGCTTTTCCAGCATTTGTTTATTCTGgaagatctttattttttctttattttgtagtACATTTTTGCTGGTTATATTTTcactgtgaagattttttttcagcactttgacCATTTTACACAGTTCTTTTCTGACCTGAAATGTTTCTGTTGACAAATTCACTGGTTGTCTCGGAGGACTAGGCTTATAAATAATACCTCATTTTTATCTTGCAGCTCCAAACATTATCTTCTGGTTTGTGATTTTTGAAACTTTGCTTAAATATGTGTTATGGATCTTTTTGTGTATATcctagtttgtttgtttaacttcTTCATTTGTTACATTACTTTTTTCTTacctttaaattatttcagttttcttttctatgtccacaattgtttatttttattattccaacCATTTTGTTGACATTCTCATTTATCTGATGtctggttttccatttttttctcattgagcaAAATATGgattatcttaaattttaaaaattaatatatacatctttatttttatagttgCTTTTcgaaaattttgatttttttgattggACCATGTTGCCCAAATATTTTGTATACATTATAATCTTTGGTTGAGATTTAGACATTAACATAAAACTACCTTTCACAATCTTTGTAATGCAGCTCTTTCTTGGCATAGCCTGAAAGCAATTGTCTTGGGTAGAGATTCTGGGAGTCTTGCAAACATGTTCTCAAGATGTGTCTTGtctgcaattttgtatttatttttcagttaagaCTTCTTCATATTTCTCCTTACTGGTCAGTAACCACTTTCTACATCTATTTTCTGTCCATGATAGTGCAGTCTTTCTGTTGTTGTAACACTCACTTTTGATCTCAGAAAACTTAAAGCTGTCATTAAAGGCACCATGTTCTTCTACTGGGGATGAGGAAGGGCTGTGTTGGGTAAATGTAGCAGACTTTTCTCTATATATGGTTCTTGACATTGTGGTCACATGGTGCACACACTTACTTTATTTATAAACTTCCAACAAAGGTATTTTGATAACTatgattttgttacatttatatatCTATGAAGGAATTATGGCCTGTGGTATTTTGATATGCCATTTTGCTAATGTACCTtgaacaattttatatatttgatttgtACAGTATATTTATCTGAGTCTAGTAAGTGGAGTAACTTGTGATTTTTATGTCTTTCAGTTACATGTTCTCATTTCAACCAAGACCTTCAGCCAGAGCAGAGCATAAAAGATTCACTCCAAAAAGTAATACCAAGAACATATGGAAAATGTGGACATGagaatttacaattaaaaaaatgttgtaaaaGAGTAGATGAGTGTGAGGTGCACAAAGGAGGTTATAATGACCTTAACCAATGTTTGTCAAATacccaaaacaaaatatttcagactCATAAATGTGTCAAAGTCTTCAGTAAATTTTCAAATTCCAATAGACACAATGCAAGATATACTGGAAAGAaacatttgaaatgtaaaaaatatggCAAATCATTTTGCATGTTTTCACACCTAAATCAACATCAGATAATTCATACTAAGGAGAAgtcctacaaatgtgaagaatgtggcaaatccTTTAACCACTCCTCAAGCGGTACTACACATAAAAGAATTcttactggagagaaaccctacagatgtgaggaatgtggcaaagcctttaggtGGCCCTCAAACCTTACTAGACAtaagagaattcacactggagagaaaccctacgcatgtgaagaatgtggccaAGCCTTTAGGCGCTCCTCAACACTTACTAACcacaagagaattcatactggagagagaccctacaaatgtgaagaatgtggcaaagcctttagcgTATCCTCAGCCCTCATTTACcacaagagaattcatactggagagaaaccctacacatgtgaagaatgtggcaaagcctttaactgCTCCTCGACTCTTAAgacacataagataattcatactggagagaaaccctacacatgtgaagaatgtggcagaaCCTTTAACTGCTCCTCAACTGTAAAGgcacataagagaattcatactggagagaaaccatacaaatgtgaagaatgtgacaaagcTTTTAAGTGGCATTCAAGTCTTgctaaacataagataattcacactggagagaaaccctacaaatgtaaatAATGTGGCAAAGTCCAGCCCTCAGAccttataatacataaaataatttatactgGAAAGAAAGCATTACAAGTGTAGAGAATGTGGCCAAGCCTTTATCTAGTTCCATACCTTAATTgtacataagagaattcatattGGACAAAAatcttataaatgtaaaaaaatgtaaCAAAGCCTTTAACCAACCCTCAAAGCATAATGAACCTaagagaatttatttaaaaacagttttttttttcttgagatggagtctcactttttcatccaggctgaagtgcagtggcatgatctcagctcactgcaacctctacctcctgggtccaagtgattcttctgcctcagcctgccaagtagcagggactacaggcacatgccactatgcctggataatttttgtatttttagtagagatggggtttcaccatgttggccaggctggtcttgaactccagacctcaggtaatccatccacgtcagcatcccaaagtgctggggctacaggcggaggtcaccacacctggcctgccagTGGTCTAAACTGAAAATAAGTTGAAGAATTTTGTTCTCATAAAtcaaatttgtattcttttttaccctatttagatttttaaaaaaattttgtgggtaGTTAGCGTGCATACACATGCCAAGACCAGCtcagtcagggagaccctaacccagtggcactagaggaattaaagacacatacacagaaatatagaagtgtgaagtgggaaatcaggggtctcatagccttcagagctgagagcctcgaacagagatttacccacatatttattaagaacaagccagtcattagcattgtttctatagatattaaattaactaaaagtatcccttatgggaaatgaagggatgggccaaattaaaggaataggttgggctagttatctgcagcaggagcatgtccttaaggcacagattgctcatgctattttTGTGGTTTGAGAacgcctttaagtggttttccgccctgggcaggccaggtgttgCTTGCTCTCATTCttgtaaacccacaaccttccagcgtgggctttatggccatcatgaacatgtcacagtgctgcagagattttgtttatggccagtttatggccagattttggggagCTTGTTCCCAACATACACACTTACAGCATATATGAGACATTTTAACACaggcatatattatttaattatcacaGCAGAGTAAATGAGGTATTCCTCATCACGAGCGtgtatttatcctttgtattacaaacaatcccattataCAGTTTTAGTTATTTCAATATGTGCAATTGAATTATTAACCACAGGGTCATTTTATGATcataaaaattacatgattataATTAATATCCATACATTTCTGAGtcttgattaaatatttttaaaaacttgttttatatgtatttttgtacaTGTGCCTCTCTGCtgacaaacaaaaacagacttttagttttgatttacatagagttacatatacaaacatatttctctaaagatatatcagccagacacagtggctcatgcctgtaatctcagcactttgggaggcctagtggGGCaaataatttgaggtcaggagttcaagaccagcctgatcaacatggtgaaaccccatctttactaaaaatacaaaaaattagctgggcgtggtgatgcgtgcctgtatttccagctactagggaggctgaggcaggagaatcacttgatcctgggaggcagaggttgcggtgagccaagatgccaccactgcactccagcctggatgacagagcaggacaccgtttaaaaaaaaaaagatataccctATGTATAAGAAAGTTATGTAGCaagtgagtgtgtttgtgtgtgagtctGTATGCATTTTCAGAACAGAAGAAcaatattgaaacaaaaaagaatattttaataaggtGGATAATTAACAAAAAACCTGGAAACCTCAGagatcctcaaaaaaataaacctaTATTCTGTGTCTTGTATTGAATTCATTACTGTAAAATCAtatcccacccaaatcttatcacaaattgtaatccccacatgttaagggagggacttggtgggagttGATTGGAACATGAGGGTaattttcccccatgctgttctcatgattgtaAGTGAGTTCTCAAAAGATCTAATGGTTGTATAACTGGTGGTTTTTttctgctctctctcctgctgcctagtgaagaaggtacttgcttctcctttacCTTCCACTGTAATTGCaggtttcctgagacctccccagccatgcagaattgtgagtaaattaaacctcctttctgtataaattacccattctctggtagtatctttatagtagtgtgaaaacagactaatacagaaaattaatactGGGAGTTTGGGGCACTATAAAGATaattgaaaatgtggaagtgactttggaaatgggtaataggcagaggttgaaacagtttagAGAGAtcagaaaaagatagaaaaatgtgggaaagtttggaacttcttagagacttgttgaatgcttTTGACTGAAATGCTAAGAGTGATATAGAtgataaagtccaggctgaggtggtctcagatggagatgaaaaacTTATGTTTAAAgtggaagcagaacataaaagtttggaaagttgGCAGCCTGATCATGATTTAGAATATAAAACCCcattttttggaaagaaattcgaggcactgcagaaatttgcaaaagtaaagaGAAGCTGAATattgatagccaagacaatggggaaaatgtcttcaggtcATGTTAAAGGTCTGAGGCAGGTCCTTCCATCATAGGCCAGGCGCCCTAGGAGGAAACACTGGTTTCATGTTCGAGGTCCAGGGCCCCATTACTCTATGaagtcttgggacttggtgccctgcatcccagctgctccagatccagctgtggctaaaaagggccaaggtacagcttgggttATTTCTTTAGAAAGTGCAATCCTCAAACCTTggtagcttccatgtggtattgggcATGTCAGTGAACATAAGACAAGAGTTGAGCtctgggaacctctgcctagatttcagaggatggataaaaatgcctggatgttcaggcagaagtcttctacaggggcagagccctcatggagaaccagtaatagggcaatgcagaagggaaatgtggggttggagccctcatgCAGAGTCCCCCCTGAAGCTGTCTACTGGACTTGTGAGAAGGCCTCTatactccagaccccagaatgacaGATCCGCCAtgagcttgcactgtgcacctggaaaagccacaggcattcaattccagtccatgaaggagctgcccaaggtcatgaggcccaccccttgcatcagcatgccccacatgtgagacatggagtcaaacgAGATCAtctcagagctttaagatttaatgactgccctgttggaatTCAAAattgcatgaggcctgtagctCTTTGGTTTTGGCCATTTTCTCCCACTTGAAATGGGATAACTTATCTAAGGCCTGTACCCACACTGTATCTTAGAAGTTTCTACTTTGCTTTTgatttacaggctcataggtagcagggacttgccttgtctcagattgGACTTTGGAGTTAGACTTTTGGGTTGATGCTAAAATAAGTTAAGATTTTGGGAGACTCTTGGGAAAGCatgtttggttttgaaatatataaagggtgtgagatttggaaggggccatGGGCAGAATGATACTcatggtgttctcatgatagtgagtgagttctcatgagattggatggttttataagtggtaaTTTTTCCTGTTCTTCACTAAGTGAAAAAGATACCTGcttttccttcaccttctgccattattgtaaggttcctgaggcctccccagccatgctgaactgtgagtcaaattagcctcttttctttataatttacctagtcttgggtgtgtccttatagcaatgtgagaatggactattaGACACAGTAACTTAATAACAAAGGTATCATTATTATctttaatttacaaagaaagaaacagagccaGGGAGAGAAATAACTTGCCAGGGAGAGAAATAATAGCAGAGCCAGTATTAAAAAACAAGCAACTTTGACTCCAGAGATAATACTCTtgaatacaacaataaaaaccctgTCAAACAGAAAAGAAGTTACCTTTAACATCcattcttaaaaatttaacaaaaatgaaaatggatacatttgtattgttatatatgtatatatgtgaatgtATA
The sequence above is a segment of the Homo sapiens chromosome 7, GRCh38.p14 Primary Assembly genome. Coding sequences within it:
- the ZNF735 gene encoding zinc finger protein 735, which codes for MAKRPGPPGSREMGLLTFRDIAIEFSLAEWQCLDHAQQNLYRDVMLENYRNLFSLGMTVSKPDLIACLEQNKEPQNIKRNEMAAKHPVTCSHFNQDLQPEQSIKDSLQKVIPRTYGKCGHENLQLKKCCKRVDECEVHKGGYNDLNQCLSNTQNKIFQTHKCVKVFSKFSNSNRHNARYTGKKHLKCKKYGKSFCMFSHLNQHQIIHTKEKSYKCEECGKSFNHSSSGTTHKRILTGEKPYRCEECGKAFRWPSNLTRHKRIHTGEKPYACEECGQAFRRSSTLTNHKRIHTGERPYKCEECGKAFSVSSALIYHKRIHTGEKPYTCEECGKAFNCSSTLKTHKIIHTGEKPYTCEECGRTFNCSSTVKAHKRIHTGEKPYKCEECDKAFKWHSSLAKHKIIHTGEKPYKCK